From Aedes albopictus strain Foshan chromosome 1, AalbF5, whole genome shotgun sequence, one genomic window encodes:
- the LOC109431948 gene encoding phosphoglycerate mutase 2, whose product MAGKYRIVMVRHGESEWNQKNLFCGWFDANLSDKGKEEALAAGKAVKEAGLKFDVAHTSLLTRAQVTLNSILTESGQTGIPIEKTWRLNERHYGGLTGLNKSETAAKYGEEQVLIWRRSFDVPPPNMEPDHAYYNAIVKDERYKGDPKPEEFPMAESLKLTIERTLPYWNDVIIPQIKAGKNIIIAAHGNSLRGIVKHLDQMTDEAIMGLNLPTGIPFVYELDENMKPVVSMKFLGDEETVRKAIESVANQGKAK is encoded by the exons ATGGCTGGCAAATACCGCATCGTGATGGTCCGCCACGGCGAATCCGAATGGAATCAGAAGAATCTTTTCTGCGGATGGTTCGATGCCAATCTCAGCGATAAGG GTAAGGAAGAAGCGCTGGCTGCCGGAAAGGCCGTCAAGGAGGCCGGATTGAAGTTTGATGTGGCCCATACCTCTCTGTTGACCCGTGCCCAGGTCACCTTGAACTCGATCCTGACCGAATCTGGTCAGACTGGAATTCCGATTGAAAAAACCTGGCGTTTGAATGAGCGTCACTATGGTGGATTGACCGGATTGAACAAATCCGAAACAGCTGCCAAGTACGGTGAAGAGCAGGTGCTAATCTGGCGACGAAGCTTCGATGTTCCGCCACCAAACATGGAACCGGATCACGCTTATTATAACGCCATCGTGAAGGACGAACGGTACAAGGGCGACCCGAagccggaggaattcccaatggcTGAATCGCTAAAATTGACCATCGAGCGGACGCTGCCCTACTGGAACGATGTCATCATCCCACAGATCAAGGCCGGAAAGAACATCATCATTGCCGCCCATGGTAACAGCCTGCGCGGTATTGTGAAGCATCTGGACCAGATGACCGACGAGGCCATCATGGGACTGAATCTGCCCACCGGTATTCCATTCGTGTACGAATTGGATGAAAACATGAAGCCCGTGGTTTCGATGAAGTTCCTTGGTGACGAGGAAACCGTTCGCAAGGCCATTGAATCCGTTGCTAACCAGGGTAAGGCTAAGTAA